A part of Streptomyces sp. NBC_01497 genomic DNA contains:
- a CDS encoding ABC transporter permease, producing the protein MSAVLQPGQAPGTGASAETDPEAAGTTGFRLAVRRFTKNRLAVIGLVAVVVFFLFCFVGPLLYSTDQTHTLLHQVNLKPSGSHLLGTDAVGHDELGRLMFGGKVSLLVGLAAGVLATVIGTLWGAAAGYAGGWVDAAMMRVVDAGIAIPALFILLVISAISNPGVPGLIVIIGFVSWLVPSRLIRAETLTLKNRDYVLTLRAIGGGHTRAIGRHILPNSISTIVVAATFQVADAILLVAYVSYLGLGAQPPATDWGGMLSAGLTAAYSGRWWLILPPGLAIILVVCAFNAIGDGLRDAFDVRGRG; encoded by the coding sequence ATGAGCGCCGTACTGCAGCCGGGCCAGGCGCCCGGCACAGGGGCGTCCGCCGAGACGGACCCCGAAGCGGCCGGGACCACCGGCTTCCGCCTCGCGGTGCGCAGGTTCACGAAGAACCGGCTCGCCGTCATCGGGCTCGTGGCCGTCGTCGTGTTCTTCCTGTTCTGCTTCGTCGGGCCGCTCCTCTACTCGACCGACCAGACCCACACACTGCTGCACCAGGTGAACCTGAAACCGAGCGGTAGCCACCTGCTCGGCACCGACGCCGTCGGCCACGACGAACTGGGCCGGCTGATGTTCGGTGGCAAGGTCTCGCTGCTCGTCGGCCTCGCGGCCGGTGTCCTCGCGACCGTCATCGGCACCCTGTGGGGCGCCGCGGCCGGATACGCGGGCGGCTGGGTCGACGCGGCGATGATGCGCGTCGTCGACGCCGGCATCGCGATCCCCGCGCTGTTCATCCTGCTGGTCATCTCGGCCATATCTAACCCGGGCGTCCCCGGGCTCATCGTGATCATCGGCTTCGTGTCCTGGCTGGTGCCCTCCCGCCTCATCCGTGCCGAGACGCTGACCCTGAAGAACCGGGACTACGTCCTCACCCTGCGCGCGATCGGCGGCGGCCACACCCGCGCCATCGGCCGGCACATCCTGCCGAACTCGATCTCCACGATCGTGGTCGCCGCGACCTTCCAGGTGGCCGACGCGATCCTGCTCGTCGCGTACGTGTCCTACCTGGGGCTGGGCGCGCAGCCACCCGCCACCGACTGGGGCGGGATGCTGTCGGCGGGCCTGACCGCCGCGTATTCCGGCCGCTGGTGGCTCATCCTGCCGCCCGGCCTCGCCATCATCCTCGTGGTCTGCGCGTTCAACGCCATCGGCGACGGCCTGCGGGACGCTTTCGACGTGAGGGGACGCGGATGA
- a CDS encoding ROK family transcriptional regulator, translating to MTDVSAPHRGGAGGARPLASRLLELIASGQAVTRTELAKRLGVAPSTISITVSQLVERGLVAEQGTRASGGGRPRKVLRLGGADEFAVAADVGGRHARVGVVQPGGGLTDVSTVPFAIADGPEVALSRLADTLEALAERHGRGRLRGVGLSLPGPVDASSGVVTLPSRMPGWNKFPVGPWLTERFGVPAAVDNDANCMAVGEYATHPDRHRQTIMVKIGSAIGAGIIVDGRLHRGATGAAGDITHVRIDAAGDIPCSCGNSGCLETVASGAALVRIVRERGVDIGSIEDVVRLASDADPTATSAVRRAGRYLGQVLAANVNFFNPDAVYLGGILSTLEPLVAAVRSQLYEACHPLVTEHLTIERASLGVDAGLFGAGQFALQRAVRLAFGSAAEGAPRTGLPHQSEATTEV from the coding sequence ATGACTGACGTAAGTGCACCGCACCGGGGCGGTGCCGGAGGTGCACGGCCGCTCGCCTCGCGACTCCTCGAACTCATCGCCTCCGGGCAGGCCGTGACGCGCACCGAGCTGGCGAAACGGCTCGGTGTGGCGCCGTCCACGATCTCGATCACGGTCAGCCAGCTCGTGGAACGCGGACTCGTGGCGGAGCAGGGCACCCGCGCGTCCGGCGGCGGGCGCCCGCGCAAGGTCCTGCGCCTCGGCGGGGCCGACGAGTTCGCCGTGGCCGCCGATGTCGGCGGCCGGCACGCCCGCGTCGGCGTCGTACAGCCCGGTGGGGGCCTGACCGACGTTTCGACGGTCCCCTTCGCCATCGCGGACGGCCCCGAGGTGGCCCTGTCCCGGCTGGCCGACACACTGGAGGCGCTGGCCGAGCGGCACGGCCGCGGCCGGCTCAGGGGCGTCGGACTGTCGCTGCCCGGACCCGTCGACGCGTCGTCCGGAGTCGTGACCCTGCCGTCGCGCATGCCGGGCTGGAACAAGTTCCCCGTCGGCCCCTGGCTGACCGAGCGGTTCGGGGTACCGGCGGCCGTGGACAACGACGCCAACTGCATGGCCGTGGGCGAGTACGCCACCCACCCCGACCGGCACCGCCAGACGATCATGGTCAAGATCGGGTCGGCCATCGGCGCGGGCATCATCGTGGACGGCAGGCTCCACCGCGGCGCCACCGGAGCCGCCGGCGACATCACCCACGTACGCATCGACGCGGCCGGGGACATCCCCTGCTCCTGCGGCAACAGCGGCTGCTTGGAGACCGTCGCGTCCGGGGCGGCACTGGTCCGCATCGTGCGCGAACGCGGCGTCGACATCGGCTCGATCGAGGACGTCGTACGCCTCGCGTCCGACGCGGACCCGACGGCGACGAGCGCCGTACGGCGCGCCGGGCGGTACCTCGGCCAGGTGCTCGCGGCGAACGTCAACTTCTTCAACCCGGACGCCGTGTACCTGGGCGGCATCCTGTCCACGCTCGAACCACTGGTCGCCGCGGTGCGCAGCCAGCTGTACGAGGCCTGCCACCCGCTCGTCACGGAACACCTGACCATCGAACGAGCGAGCCTCGGAGTGGACGCGGGACTGTTCGGAGCAGGCCAGTTCGCACTCCAGCGCGCGGTGCGTCTGGCGTTCGGGAGCGCGGCGGAGGGCGCTCCTCGTACCGGCCTCCCGCATCAGAGCGAGGCGACGACGGAGGTGTGA
- a CDS encoding ABC transporter ATP-binding protein, with amino-acid sequence MTAAERSAATEPILELDDLGVTFTTETGEVPAVRGVSLQVRPGETLALVGESGSGKSTVALASIGLLPGNARATGSASVDGNDVVAATEPDLARLRGSTVSMVFQEPATALDPLTRVGAQIAEVITNHRDVPAKEAAAAAVDLLRRVGIPDPERRASAFPFELSGGQRQRVVIAMAIANDPKVLIADEPTTALDVTVQAEILDLLRELTVGSGTGVLLVTHNMGVVADFADRVAVMLKGEIVETGTVEDVLLRPTHEYTKRLLAAVPRLTVAEGGEGPAAVQEGPALPEPVVDLREVSVVFGRGRRAVRALDGVSLVVRPGETVGLVGESGSGKSTAARVALGLITPSEGAVHLFGSDLHKTRRRDRHAMRAGIGVVLQDPVASLDARMTVAECIAEPLRVHRSGMSARERAARVGDILERVRLPRSFAQRAPRELSGGQRQRVSLARALVLDPRLLVADEPTSALDVSVQETVLEVITELQDELGFACLFVSHDLAVVQQFAERVVVMRLGRIEEQGPTKTTLMHPESDYTSRLLAAVPVPDPVRQRQRRAERLAAAGGSDGVA; translated from the coding sequence ATGACCGCCGCAGAACGCTCCGCCGCAACGGAGCCCATACTCGAACTCGACGACCTCGGTGTCACGTTCACCACCGAGACCGGCGAGGTACCTGCCGTGCGCGGTGTGTCGCTCCAGGTACGCCCCGGCGAGACGCTCGCCCTGGTCGGCGAGTCGGGCTCCGGGAAATCGACCGTCGCGCTCGCCTCGATCGGGCTTCTGCCCGGCAACGCACGCGCCACGGGCAGCGCCTCGGTCGACGGCAACGACGTCGTCGCCGCCACCGAACCCGACCTCGCCCGGCTGCGGGGGAGCACCGTCTCCATGGTGTTCCAGGAGCCGGCCACCGCGCTCGACCCCCTCACACGGGTCGGCGCCCAGATAGCCGAAGTCATCACCAACCACCGGGACGTACCGGCCAAGGAGGCCGCGGCCGCGGCAGTGGACCTGCTGCGCCGCGTCGGCATCCCCGATCCGGAACGCCGCGCGTCGGCATTCCCGTTCGAGCTCTCCGGCGGCCAACGCCAGCGGGTCGTCATCGCGATGGCCATCGCCAACGACCCCAAGGTGCTGATCGCCGACGAGCCGACCACCGCGCTCGACGTCACCGTGCAGGCCGAGATCCTCGACCTGCTGCGCGAACTCACCGTCGGCTCGGGCACGGGAGTACTCCTCGTCACCCACAACATGGGAGTCGTCGCCGATTTCGCCGACCGGGTCGCCGTGATGCTCAAGGGCGAGATCGTCGAGACCGGCACCGTCGAGGACGTCCTGCTGCGGCCCACCCACGAGTACACCAAGCGGCTGCTCGCCGCGGTCCCGCGCCTCACGGTGGCGGAAGGAGGAGAGGGCCCCGCCGCTGTACAGGAGGGACCCGCCCTTCCCGAGCCCGTCGTGGACCTCCGGGAGGTCTCGGTCGTCTTCGGCCGCGGCCGCCGGGCGGTACGGGCGCTCGACGGCGTCTCCCTCGTCGTGCGGCCGGGCGAGACGGTCGGCCTCGTCGGCGAGTCGGGGTCCGGCAAGTCGACGGCGGCCCGCGTCGCGCTCGGCCTCATCACTCCCTCGGAGGGTGCGGTGCACCTCTTCGGATCCGACCTGCACAAGACGCGCCGGCGCGACCGGCACGCCATGCGCGCGGGCATCGGCGTCGTCCTCCAGGACCCGGTCGCCTCGCTCGACGCCCGCATGACCGTCGCCGAGTGCATCGCCGAACCGCTGCGCGTCCACCGGAGCGGCATGTCCGCCCGGGAACGCGCGGCGCGGGTCGGGGACATCCTCGAACGGGTGCGCCTGCCACGCTCGTTCGCCCAGCGAGCGCCACGCGAACTGTCCGGAGGCCAGCGCCAGCGCGTCAGCCTCGCGAGGGCACTCGTTCTCGACCCGCGGCTCCTCGTCGCGGACGAACCCACCAGCGCCCTCGACGTGAGTGTCCAGGAGACGGTCCTCGAAGTGATCACCGAGCTCCAGGACGAACTCGGCTTCGCCTGCCTGTTCGTCTCCCACGACCTGGCCGTGGTGCAGCAGTTCGCGGAACGCGTCGTCGTCATGCGCCTCGGACGCATCGAGGAACAGGGGCCCACGAAGACCACTCTCATGCACCCCGAGAGCGACTACACGAGCAGGCTCCTGGCCGCCGTGCCCGTACCGGACCCGGTGAGGCAGCGGCAGCGCCGGGCGGAACGCCTCGCGGCCGCCGGCGGATCGGACGGCGTCGCGTGA
- a CDS encoding peptide ABC transporter substrate-binding protein, which produces MLPARMRQRRRWALVAGAAASATALVAGCSGSSGGGSASASSDTINYALPANFTPNWILPLGTAAHLNTNNNSIIAALWEPLIAYDGSTGSIQWNKKASLANAADFAKDGKSVTITLGNRHWSDGKPVTSRDVQFFYNVVKANKGQWASYNQGQAPDNWTSFKVVDDTHFTIAFDKAYNPQWMLANELPLITAMPQHVWDKTSASGKVSDADKTPAGAKQVWTYLNNAAKNISAYASDPLWKTVDGPYTLKSFSSAGKVVLAANKKYDGGEKANISTVNLLPFTTTDAEENALRSGQVDYGYINASDLDQKSSFTNLGYDVKPWTGWAITYMPYNFNNPTMGPVFKQLYARQAVQESIDQTSLAKVIFNGTAVPGYGPIPTAEASDFVSSAQKDNPYPFSTAKAKALLAAHGWSEQGGVMVCTSPGSSASQCGTGVAKGTKFEMQVLSQSGSPVTDNMMSAIQSSLERTGIKFDIKTAPVNSVLSQTPQCTASQSICKWQLSFFGTAGSWYFPAFPTGDSLFQTKGGSNFGNYTNPSADKVIGASTTSSTNEAVQQYSAALAKDLPVVWLPEPDYQISVIKKGLGGFAQDALANFHPQQWQWTGK; this is translated from the coding sequence ATGCTTCCTGCTCGTATGCGGCAACGCCGCCGCTGGGCACTTGTCGCGGGCGCCGCCGCCTCGGCGACCGCGCTGGTCGCGGGGTGCAGTGGGTCGAGCGGTGGTGGTTCCGCGTCCGCCTCGTCGGACACGATCAACTACGCGCTGCCGGCGAACTTCACACCGAACTGGATCCTCCCGCTCGGCACCGCCGCCCACCTCAACACCAACAACAACTCGATCATCGCGGCCCTGTGGGAACCACTGATCGCCTACGACGGCTCGACCGGTTCGATCCAGTGGAACAAGAAGGCGTCGCTGGCGAACGCGGCCGACTTCGCCAAGGACGGCAAGAGCGTCACGATCACGCTCGGGAACCGGCACTGGAGCGACGGCAAGCCCGTCACCTCCCGCGACGTGCAGTTCTTCTACAACGTCGTCAAGGCCAACAAGGGGCAGTGGGCCAGCTACAACCAGGGACAGGCGCCGGACAACTGGACGTCGTTCAAGGTCGTCGACGACACCCACTTCACCATCGCGTTCGACAAGGCCTACAACCCGCAGTGGATGCTGGCCAACGAGCTGCCTCTCATCACCGCGATGCCGCAGCACGTGTGGGACAAGACCTCCGCGTCCGGCAAGGTGTCCGACGCGGACAAGACCCCGGCCGGCGCCAAGCAGGTGTGGACGTACCTCAACAACGCCGCCAAGAACATATCGGCCTACGCGAGTGACCCGCTGTGGAAGACCGTCGACGGTCCCTACACCCTCAAGTCCTTCTCGAGCGCGGGTAAGGTCGTCCTCGCCGCCAACAAGAAGTACGACGGCGGCGAGAAGGCCAACATCTCGACGGTGAACCTCCTTCCGTTCACCACCACGGACGCCGAGGAGAACGCGCTGCGTTCCGGGCAGGTCGACTACGGCTACATCAACGCCAGCGACCTCGACCAGAAGTCGTCGTTCACCAACCTCGGTTACGACGTCAAGCCGTGGACCGGCTGGGCCATCACCTACATGCCGTACAACTTCAACAACCCGACCATGGGGCCGGTGTTCAAGCAGCTGTACGCACGACAGGCGGTCCAGGAGTCGATCGACCAGACCAGCCTCGCGAAGGTCATCTTCAACGGCACCGCTGTCCCCGGCTACGGCCCGATCCCGACCGCCGAGGCGTCCGACTTCGTCTCCTCGGCCCAGAAGGACAACCCGTACCCGTTTTCGACCGCCAAGGCCAAGGCGCTCCTCGCCGCGCACGGCTGGTCCGAACAGGGCGGTGTGATGGTCTGCACCAGCCCCGGTTCGTCCGCTTCGCAGTGCGGCACGGGTGTCGCCAAGGGCACCAAGTTCGAGATGCAGGTGCTGTCGCAGTCCGGCTCGCCGGTCACTGACAACATGATGAGCGCGATCCAGTCCTCCCTGGAGAGGACCGGCATCAAGTTCGACATCAAGACCGCGCCCGTCAACTCGGTGCTCTCGCAGACCCCGCAGTGCACCGCGTCGCAGTCGATCTGCAAGTGGCAGCTGTCGTTCTTCGGCACCGCGGGCAGCTGGTACTTCCCGGCCTTCCCGACCGGTGACTCGCTCTTCCAGACCAAGGGCGGCTCGAACTTCGGCAACTACACGAACCCGTCGGCCGACAAGGTCATCGGCGCGTCGACGACCTCGTCGACCAACGAGGCCGTGCAGCAGTACAGTGCCGCGCTCGCCAAGGACCTGCCCGTCGTCTGGCTGCCCGAGCCCGATTACCAGATCTCGGTGATCAAGAAGGGACTCGGCGGCTTCGCCCAGGACGCACTCGCCAACTTCCACCCCCAGCAGTGGCAGTGGACCGGCAAGTGA
- a CDS encoding ROK family protein: MYAGIDIGGTTTQVVLCTDGLDVVDRAEVPTPAAEGGDAMVGAALGALRGLLDRTPAARLTGVGVGAAGVVDARTGHILVASDSFTGWAGFAVTKTVEAALGVPAFLDNDVNAFLRGEASRGAVAGEPYALGIMLGTGVGGALWLGGELFEGLHGAAGEIGHVPGFGDIRCTCGGHGHLETLASGRSIAARYRERTGNIATAKQVGAAAGRGDADALAVFDAAGAALARAIVIVAGVADVTTVVVGGGVSGAWHLLEPRILAALAAEPPVSGVPITLVRAALGSSAVAVGAASRTRTELTATGTAGAPAASGAAKAPESAGSAVPG; this comes from the coding sequence CTGTACGCGGGGATCGACATCGGGGGTACGACCACCCAGGTCGTGCTCTGCACGGACGGTCTCGACGTGGTCGACCGTGCCGAAGTCCCCACTCCCGCGGCCGAAGGCGGTGACGCCATGGTCGGCGCCGCCCTCGGAGCGCTGCGAGGCCTTCTCGACAGGACACCCGCCGCACGGCTGACGGGCGTCGGTGTCGGCGCCGCGGGCGTCGTCGACGCCCGGACAGGGCACATCCTCGTCGCGAGCGACTCCTTCACCGGCTGGGCCGGCTTCGCGGTCACCAAGACCGTCGAGGCCGCACTCGGCGTGCCCGCGTTCCTCGACAACGACGTCAACGCGTTCCTGCGCGGCGAGGCGTCGAGGGGCGCTGTCGCGGGCGAACCGTACGCGCTGGGCATCATGCTCGGCACCGGCGTCGGCGGGGCGCTCTGGCTGGGCGGCGAGCTCTTCGAGGGTCTGCACGGAGCCGCGGGCGAGATCGGCCACGTCCCGGGCTTCGGCGACATCCGCTGTACGTGCGGCGGGCACGGCCACCTGGAGACCCTCGCGTCCGGCCGGTCCATCGCCGCCCGGTACCGGGAGCGGACGGGAAACATCGCGACGGCGAAGCAGGTCGGCGCGGCGGCCGGCCGCGGCGACGCCGACGCGCTCGCCGTGTTCGACGCCGCGGGCGCGGCACTCGCCCGCGCCATCGTCATCGTCGCGGGGGTGGCCGATGTGACGACTGTCGTCGTGGGCGGCGGTGTCAGCGGCGCCTGGCACCTGCTGGAACCGCGCATCCTCGCGGCACTCGCGGCAGAACCGCCCGTCAGCGGCGTTCCGATCACCCTGGTCAGGGCGGCACTGGGCAGCAGCGCTGTCGCCGTCGGCGCGGCCTCCCGCACCCGCACGGAACTGACGGCAACCGGCACGGCGGGGGCCCCGGCGGCTTCGGGTGCCGCGAAGGCACCGGAGTCGGCTGGCTCCGCGGTGCCTGGTTGA
- a CDS encoding SDR family oxidoreductase, giving the protein MGVMDGRVVIVTGAARGIGRGHALEFARQGARVVVNDLGAEVDGSGASSGPAGEVVREIRDAGGEAVANGDDVADFDGARRLVESTVERFGDLHVLVNNAGILRDRMLVNMTADEWDAVIRVHLGGTFAPLRHAAAYWRAQAKAGVRVDGRVINTTSSSGIYGNPGQANYGAAKAGIAGLTVIASRELERYGVAVNAVAPAALTRMTKGLRPDRVAPAPDAFDASAPENIAPLVVWLAGPSAHGITGRVFNVRGGSISVAEGWHAGPGAEKESRWELSELDEVIPAMVGKARPNASQNGRAPLEST; this is encoded by the coding sequence ATGGGCGTCATGGACGGCCGGGTGGTGATCGTCACGGGTGCGGCGCGCGGGATCGGTCGCGGGCACGCGTTGGAGTTCGCACGACAGGGAGCACGGGTGGTGGTCAACGACCTGGGAGCGGAGGTCGACGGCAGCGGCGCTTCGTCCGGCCCTGCGGGCGAGGTCGTGCGGGAGATCCGCGACGCCGGTGGCGAGGCGGTGGCGAACGGCGACGACGTCGCGGACTTCGACGGCGCACGCCGGCTCGTGGAGTCCACGGTCGAACGCTTCGGCGACCTGCACGTCCTGGTGAACAACGCCGGCATCCTCCGTGACCGCATGCTCGTGAACATGACCGCCGACGAGTGGGACGCGGTGATCCGGGTGCACCTGGGAGGCACGTTCGCCCCGCTGCGCCACGCGGCGGCGTACTGGCGGGCTCAGGCGAAGGCGGGGGTGCGCGTGGACGGACGTGTCATCAACACCACGTCCTCATCGGGCATTTACGGCAACCCCGGGCAGGCCAACTACGGTGCCGCCAAGGCGGGAATCGCCGGGCTGACCGTCATCGCGTCGCGCGAACTGGAACGCTACGGCGTGGCGGTGAACGCGGTGGCCCCGGCGGCGCTCACCCGGATGACCAAGGGGCTGCGACCCGACCGGGTGGCTCCGGCGCCGGACGCGTTCGACGCTTCGGCGCCGGAGAACATCGCGCCGCTGGTGGTCTGGCTGGCCGGTCCCTCGGCCCACGGCATCACCGGCAGGGTGTTCAACGTGCGCGGAGGATCGATCAGTGTCGCGGAGGGCTGGCACGCCGGGCCGGGAGCCGAGAAGGAGTCCCGCTGGGAGCTCTCCGAACTGGACGAGGTGATCCCGGCCATGGTGGGCAAGGCCCGTCCGAACGCCTCGCAGAACGGTCGCGCCCCCCTGGAGAGCACCTGA
- a CDS encoding M81 family metallopeptidase: MPRPRKPVARPVIAIAGLGIESSTFSPARTEASAFHPLRGDEVMTRYPFLAPDEPLTVAADWHGALVGKSLPGGQVTAEAFASLTDELIERLAAMPPLDGLWYDIHGAMTVEGIDDAEALLLARVRETVGPDVIVSTSMDLHGNVSRELAHGSDLITCYRMAPHEDAMETKERAVRNLVELLTSGAPRPVKAWVPVPVLLAGEQTSTRIEPARSVYAGVPEVEAAQGVTDAAIWVGYAWADEPRNRAVVVVTGQDESAVSEGAERLARAFYEAREDFAFVAPTGTLDACLDDALASSARPYFISDSGDNPTAGGAGDVTWGLEHVLGRPEFKDPSGPTVIYASVPGPAAVAAAAAAGLGATVTVTAGAEVDDRHAGPLTLTGVVHAIRHGDRDAETEVVLRVGSVYAILTKLRKPYHHEHDFTDLDLDPRGADVVIVKIGYLEPELFDMSADWKLALTPGGVDQDLVRLGHHRIRRPMFPFDRNMAEPDLTARIIPPSDEPLSATDE; the protein is encoded by the coding sequence ATGCCACGTCCCCGCAAGCCCGTCGCCCGCCCCGTCATCGCCATCGCCGGACTGGGCATCGAATCGTCCACCTTCTCGCCGGCACGCACCGAGGCCTCCGCCTTCCACCCGCTGCGCGGGGACGAGGTCATGACCCGCTACCCGTTCCTCGCCCCGGACGAGCCGCTGACCGTGGCCGCCGACTGGCACGGCGCCCTCGTCGGTAAGTCACTGCCCGGCGGCCAGGTCACCGCCGAGGCCTTCGCCTCCCTGACCGACGAACTGATCGAGCGCCTCGCGGCGATGCCCCCGCTGGACGGCCTCTGGTACGACATCCACGGCGCCATGACCGTCGAGGGCATCGACGACGCCGAGGCGCTGCTGCTCGCCCGCGTCCGCGAGACCGTCGGCCCCGACGTCATCGTGTCGACCTCCATGGACCTGCACGGCAATGTCTCCCGCGAACTGGCCCACGGCAGCGACCTGATCACCTGCTACCGGATGGCGCCGCACGAGGACGCCATGGAGACGAAGGAGCGCGCCGTCCGCAACCTCGTCGAGCTGCTCACCTCGGGTGCGCCCCGGCCGGTCAAGGCATGGGTCCCGGTGCCGGTGCTGCTGGCCGGCGAGCAGACCTCCACGCGGATCGAGCCCGCGAGGAGTGTCTACGCGGGAGTCCCGGAGGTGGAGGCCGCGCAGGGCGTCACCGACGCGGCGATCTGGGTCGGCTACGCCTGGGCCGACGAACCGCGCAACCGCGCGGTAGTCGTGGTGACCGGGCAGGACGAGAGTGCTGTCTCGGAGGGCGCCGAGCGGCTGGCGCGCGCCTTCTACGAGGCACGCGAGGACTTCGCGTTCGTCGCACCGACCGGCACGCTCGACGCCTGCCTGGACGACGCCCTGGCCTCCTCCGCCCGTCCCTACTTCATCAGCGACTCGGGCGACAACCCGACCGCCGGCGGCGCGGGCGACGTCACCTGGGGACTCGAACACGTCCTGGGGCGGCCTGAGTTCAAGGACCCCTCGGGCCCCACCGTGATCTACGCGTCGGTGCCCGGCCCCGCGGCGGTCGCCGCGGCCGCGGCGGCGGGCCTCGGCGCGACCGTGACCGTCACCGCGGGCGCCGAGGTCGACGACCGGCATGCCGGCCCCCTCACGCTGACCGGTGTCGTCCACGCGATTCGGCACGGCGATCGTGACGCCGAGACCGAGGTGGTCCTGCGGGTCGGCAGTGTGTACGCGATCCTCACGAAGCTGCGCAAGCCGTACCACCACGAGCACGACTTCACCGACCTCGACCTCGACCCCCGCGGTGCCGACGTCGTCATCGTCAAGATCGGCTACCTCGAACCCGAACTCTTCGACATGTCGGCCGACTGGAAGCTCGCGCTCACGCCGGGCGGCGTCGACCAGGACCTGGTGCGCCTCGGCCACCACCGCATTCGGCGCCCGATGTTCCCGTTCGACCGGAACATGGCGGAACCGGACCTGACGGCCCGCATCATCCCCCCCTCCGACGAACCGCTCTCCGCAACGGACGAGTGA
- a CDS encoding ABC transporter permease, giving the protein MTTFLYLTRRVLQAIVVIFIVTIVVFCLLHALPGGPARGILGPQASAQQLADFNHDQGLDKSLPVQYVYYLGRLLHGDFGTSYTLNEPVSQLIVQRLPKTLVLTVLSAVIGLLLAIPLGMWQAVRRNKAVDYVATTLSFIAYSTPVYFLGLILVLVFSQILPILPPQAPQGDTLAQVFADPQGLVLPVVAGAASMVAVFSRYMRAATLENLSEDYVRTARAGGSRGRSLLWRHVFRNSLTSVVAMLGYYVPVVFGGSLVVEQLFNYPGMGLLFWSAAQSSDYPVLLGCVLVIAVATVVGTLLADVVQRLIDPRVKEGRS; this is encoded by the coding sequence ATGACGACCTTTCTGTACCTGACCCGGCGTGTCCTGCAGGCCATCGTCGTGATCTTCATCGTCACGATCGTGGTGTTCTGCCTGCTGCACGCGCTGCCCGGCGGCCCAGCCCGCGGCATCCTGGGGCCCCAGGCCTCGGCTCAGCAACTGGCTGACTTCAACCACGATCAGGGCCTCGACAAGTCGCTGCCCGTGCAGTACGTCTACTACCTCGGCCGCCTTCTGCACGGTGACTTCGGCACCTCGTACACCCTGAACGAACCGGTGTCGCAGCTCATCGTGCAGCGTCTGCCGAAGACCCTCGTGCTGACCGTGCTCTCGGCGGTCATCGGGCTGCTGCTGGCCATCCCGCTGGGCATGTGGCAGGCCGTACGACGCAACAAGGCCGTCGACTACGTCGCCACGACGCTCAGCTTCATCGCCTACTCGACGCCCGTCTACTTCCTGGGCCTCATCCTGGTGCTGGTGTTCAGCCAGATCCTGCCGATCCTCCCGCCGCAGGCGCCCCAGGGCGACACACTCGCGCAGGTCTTCGCCGACCCCCAGGGCCTGGTCCTGCCGGTCGTCGCGGGCGCGGCCTCCATGGTCGCCGTCTTCAGCCGCTACATGCGCGCGGCCACCCTGGAGAACCTTTCCGAGGACTACGTGCGCACAGCACGCGCGGGGGGCTCGCGTGGGCGCTCCCTGTTGTGGCGCCACGTGTTCCGCAACTCCCTCACGTCCGTCGTGGCCATGCTCGGTTACTACGTGCCGGTCGTCTTCGGCGGATCGCTCGTCGTCGAGCAGCTGTTCAACTACCCGGGAATGGGCCTGCTGTTCTGGTCCGCGGCGCAGTCCTCCGACTACCCGGTGCTGCTCGGCTGCGTCCTCGTCATCGCGGTCGCGACCGTCGTCGGCACGCTCCTCGCCGACGTCGTGCAGCGCCTCATCGATCCACGAGTGAAGGAAGGTCGCTCATGA